A part of Hydrogenobacter sp. T-8 genomic DNA contains:
- the cas2 gene encoding CRISPR-associated endonuclease Cas2, with protein MRLVIYDYTSEKIRGKVRKSLKKKGSHVQLSVFETGEDLSSIKEKVIKENSLNFRLVVFRLRRNAEVIKIGRAFDGSDEKIL; from the coding sequence ATGAGACTTGTGATTTATGACTATACCTCGGAAAAGATAAGGGGGAAAGTAAGAAAATCTCTCAAAAAGAAAGGTTCACATGTTCAGCTCAGCGTGTTTGAAACGGGAGAAGACCTAAGTTCTATAAAGGAAAAAGTAATCAAGGAAAACAGTCTCAACTTCCGTCTCGTGGTTTTCAGGCTAAGAAGAAACGCAGAGGTTATAAAGATAGGGAGAGCTTTTGATGGCAGTGATGAAAAAATCCTATAA
- the cas6 gene encoding CRISPR-associated endoribonuclease Cas6, whose translation MDGLRLRVDLRLSDKYLPLLFRNRIMSALKSLLGEEYFTERSPRPFSFFLSFQGELDTNRNRFLLKEPYARLYMSFLDKKLGEETAGKLISLRDFPIDKNLKISVNSIKSLRVKKIDQRAIFKVLSPAIIEDKEDKPILPWDKNFEREFNLLHRKVFDLLGYSYEDVSLRYLFWKKVVIKHTLRGFRRASGKRVMYLTGFVGRFELKGNPESLRLLYLKGWGVRTGEGFGFVDVL comes from the coding sequence ATGGATGGTTTGAGGCTTAGGGTTGACCTAAGGCTAAGCGACAAATACCTGCCTCTTTTGTTTAGAAATAGGATCATGTCCGCCCTAAAGAGCCTCTTGGGTGAGGAGTATTTTACAGAGAGAAGTCCAAGACCCTTTAGCTTTTTTCTTAGTTTTCAGGGAGAGCTTGACACAAATAGAAATAGATTTTTGCTAAAAGAACCCTACGCAAGACTATACATGAGCTTTTTGGACAAAAAACTTGGAGAAGAGACCGCAGGAAAGTTAATTAGTCTAAGAGACTTTCCAATAGACAAAAACCTAAAGATAAGCGTAAACTCCATAAAGAGCCTAAGGGTAAAGAAAATAGACCAAAGGGCTATCTTTAAAGTGCTTTCTCCTGCAATAATAGAAGACAAGGAAGACAAGCCTATACTGCCATGGGATAAGAACTTTGAAAGGGAATTTAACCTTCTCCATAGAAAGGTCTTTGACTTACTTGGATATAGCTACGAAGATGTGAGTTTGAGGTATCTCTTTTGGAAAAAGGTGGTGATAAAGCATACCCTAAGAGGTTTTAGAAGGGCAAGCGGTAAGAGGGTTATGTATCTCACAGGCTTTGTAGGCAGGTTTGAGCTGAAGGGAAACCCAGAGAGCCTAAGGCTTTTATATCTGAAGGGTTGGGGCGTTAGGACAGGAGAGGGTTTCGGCTTTGTGGATGTGTTATAA
- the cas1 gene encoding CRISPR-associated endonuclease Cas1 has protein sequence MSILVIISNGYSVYRKKGRLNIKTTNGENSYPVSRLSSLFLVGGGTITTEAIGMLSSAGVSLCLMSKNFRIKGIFIPEENIGSIVERRIQQYTLWKSSRLEVAKKIVSLKIERIQQEFKTDLNHYLALVDKVQSISELMGYEGLVSKIMFDILSKSVPIFKERSYRPPTDPVNAVLSFVYTLSYQKAKAILLSLSFDPYLSFLHNGRGKHAGFASDLIEPVRPILTRFVMKLFIENKLKEGYFSKNGNKHIMSKEALNILIEEYTDVLREIIEKMYKDLFKILKLEYHNETCDL, from the coding sequence ATGAGTATACTTGTAATAATTTCAAACGGTTATAGTGTTTACAGAAAAAAGGGAAGGCTTAATATAAAAACAACTAATGGTGAGAATAGCTATCCTGTCTCAAGACTTTCAAGCTTATTTTTGGTAGGAGGTGGAACTATAACCACTGAAGCGATAGGAATGCTCTCCAGTGCTGGGGTGAGTCTCTGTCTTATGTCAAAAAATTTCAGGATTAAGGGCATTTTCATTCCAGAGGAGAATATTGGTTCTATAGTGGAAAGGAGAATCCAGCAATACACACTGTGGAAAAGTTCAAGACTTGAGGTAGCAAAAAAGATAGTTAGCTTGAAAATTGAGAGAATACAGCAAGAGTTTAAAACGGATTTGAACCATTATCTGGCTCTTGTAGATAAGGTTCAAAGCATTTCAGAGCTTATGGGATACGAAGGGCTTGTATCTAAAATTATGTTTGATATACTATCAAAAAGTGTGCCTATTTTTAAAGAAAGAAGTTATAGACCACCTACAGACCCAGTAAACGCAGTGTTGAGCTTTGTGTATACTCTTAGCTACCAAAAGGCTAAAGCTATCCTACTATCTCTTAGTTTTGACCCATATCTTTCCTTTTTACACAATGGAAGAGGTAAACATGCAGGCTTTGCTTCAGACCTTATAGAACCTGTAAGACCCATACTAACAAGGTTTGTTATGAAACTATTCATAGAAAACAAACTAAAGGAAGGATACTTTTCAAAGAATGGGAATAAACACATAATGAGTAAGGAAGCCCTTAATATCCTAATTGAAGAATACACAGATGTCTTGCGGGAAATTATAGAAAAAATGTACAAAGACCTATTTAAAATCCTTAAGCTTGAGTACCATAATGAGACTTGTGATTTATGA
- the cmr6 gene encoding type III-B CRISPR module RAMP protein Cmr6 produces MKSRLNSFSELPAGFKRQLSELLSKAKSPHIGLVFYKVLVSKFTEDELEKGLKAEEFARKLESTLRELENYSLETPKLPCKKSFELKTAYRLAIGMGYPSLLENGFLFHHTYGIPYIPGETLKGLTRHVLLLSIYEGIKEKLASTQEPLNYLDKYLSSKEEEFSKNSLTETLDRTEISIILSDYKIRKPHRVFRRIFGTQEKRGEVIFLDAFPKKFNPQDLELDIMNPHYAGYYTEKGKNPPGDWESPVPIKFLTLKKGTTFIFCLDYEPLGEEEPELLEHAYNLLRVGLENLGVGGKKAKGYGWFEA; encoded by the coding sequence ATGAAGAGCAGGCTGAATAGTTTCTCAGAACTACCTGCTGGCTTTAAGAGGCAACTTAGCGAGCTTCTCTCAAAGGCAAAATCGCCTCATATTGGTCTTGTCTTTTACAAGGTCTTGGTTTCTAAATTTACAGAGGATGAATTAGAAAAAGGCTTAAAGGCTGAGGAGTTTGCAAGAAAGTTGGAGTCTACTTTGAGAGAACTTGAAAACTACTCTCTGGAAACTCCAAAACTTCCCTGCAAAAAGTCCTTTGAGCTAAAGACCGCTTACAGGTTGGCTATAGGTATGGGCTATCCATCCCTTTTGGAAAACGGCTTTCTTTTCCACCATACTTATGGCATTCCTTACATACCGGGAGAAACTCTAAAGGGCTTGACAAGGCATGTGCTTTTGCTTTCCATATACGAAGGGATAAAGGAAAAACTCGCTTCCACACAAGAGCCTCTTAACTATCTTGATAAGTATCTAAGTTCAAAGGAAGAGGAATTCTCAAAAAATAGCCTTACAGAAACCCTTGACAGGACAGAAATAAGCATAATTCTTAGCGACTACAAAATTAGAAAGCCTCATAGGGTTTTTAGGAGGATTTTTGGAACGCAAGAGAAAAGGGGTGAGGTTATATTCCTTGATGCTTTTCCAAAAAAATTTAACCCTCAGGACCTTGAGCTTGATATTATGAACCCTCATTATGCAGGCTACTACACAGAAAAGGGTAAAAACCCACCGGGAGACTGGGAAAGCCCAGTGCCAATAAAGTTTTTAACCTTAAAGAAGGGGACAACCTTTATATTCTGCTTGGACTATGAGCCTCTTGGAGAAGAAGAGCCTGAGCTTTTGGAGCATGCCTATAACCTACTGAGGGTTGGCTTGGAAAACCTCGGGGTGGGTGGAAAGAAGGCTAAGGGTTATGGATGGTTTGAGGCTTAG
- the cas2 gene encoding CRISPR-associated endonuclease Cas2, whose translation MAMKNWVIVYDISDNKNRLKVARILKTAGFHIQRSTFYITDMGKNQVEKLVDRLRPYLNEKTDRFFVYPVEDMEVAEGYFIKPWDIFVI comes from the coding sequence ATGGCTATGAAAAACTGGGTTATAGTTTATGATATAAGCGATAACAAAAACAGACTAAAGGTTGCGAGAATTCTAAAAACTGCAGGTTTTCACATACAAAGAAGCACGTTTTATATTACAGATATGGGTAAAAATCAAGTAGAAAAACTTGTTGACAGATTAAGACCGTACTTAAATGAGAAAACAGACAGATTTTTTGTATATCCTGTGGAAGACATGGAGGTTGCTGAAGGTTATTTTATAAAACCTTGGGATATTTTTGTGATATGA
- the cmr3 gene encoding type III-B CRISPR module-associated protein Cmr3 produces MKLYVFEPYDVLSFGGLRHFAGGETHVQKSAFPPPIMRFFHIFERVYGVFLYKDGKVYIPLPADVVKERKKEDKPNIKILKLNERGIPLLRGVEGAYEQAREYFISLKDFFTKYAKGQGDFSICSLRDFIQKEQRVGISIDKDTRTAKDRFLYSQDFLRFSEGSRIGVLAEGLREDIRDNRVFLGGERRVSYMHSEDLKAFEKPVSIQKGKLYKFYALSHLFIEGGLKGDLKIGNLRFEVLWFFSAGIEYVSGFGKPFLEMIKPGSVLLLSALDVGGMGCSICQIESVPTVNYKKRMGKDKKTLWNLENFLQRGWNSGILLEVEG; encoded by the coding sequence ATGAAGCTGTATGTGTTTGAACCTTACGATGTTTTGAGTTTTGGCGGGCTTAGGCATTTTGCTGGGGGAGAAACCCATGTGCAAAAAAGTGCCTTTCCACCACCTATAATGAGGTTTTTCCACATATTTGAAAGGGTTTACGGAGTTTTTCTGTATAAGGATGGTAAGGTGTATATCCCTTTGCCTGCGGACGTGGTAAAGGAAAGAAAAAAGGAAGACAAGCCTAATATAAAGATACTTAAGCTAAATGAAAGAGGTATTCCTCTCCTTAGGGGTGTTGAAGGTGCATACGAGCAGGCAAGGGAATACTTTATAAGTCTTAAAGACTTTTTTACAAAATATGCGAAGGGTCAAGGGGACTTTTCCATCTGTAGCCTTAGGGACTTTATCCAAAAGGAGCAAAGGGTTGGTATAAGCATAGATAAGGACACAAGAACTGCAAAGGATAGGTTTTTATACTCTCAAGACTTTTTGAGGTTTTCAGAGGGTTCTCGTATTGGGGTTTTGGCGGAGGGTTTAAGAGAGGACATAAGGGATAATAGGGTCTTCCTCGGCGGGGAGAGAAGGGTATCTTACATGCATAGTGAAGACCTTAAGGCTTTTGAAAAGCCCGTATCCATACAAAAGGGAAAGCTCTACAAGTTCTATGCCCTTAGTCATCTCTTTATAGAAGGCGGTCTTAAAGGGGATTTGAAAATAGGAAACTTGAGGTTTGAAGTGCTGTGGTTTTTCAGTGCTGGCATAGAGTATGTTTCTGGCTTTGGAAAGCCCTTTTTGGAGATGATAAAGCCGGGGAGTGTGCTTTTGCTGTCTGCTTTGGATGTGGGTGGGATGGGTTGTTCCATATGTCAGATAGAGTCCGTTCCTACGGTTAACTATAAAAAGAGGATGGGTAAGGATAAGAAAACGCTTTGGAATTTGGAAAACTTTTTGCAAAGAGGATGGAATAGTGGAATACTTTTGGAGGTGGAAGGATGA
- the cmr5 gene encoding type III-B CRISPR module-associated protein Cmr5, protein MKSKLQEIASFAYDCVKEVVEVKDKDLKEKYYSHARELPSMIVHNGLLTTCAFIRSKKNDEAWKKIEEHIKRYLKEIEIKEKEAEGKQVDSLVKFFSGLDLKGYRLYTRKVLYFAQWLKRVAEGELKYEEQAE, encoded by the coding sequence ATGAAGAGCAAACTTCAAGAGATTGCAAGCTTTGCCTATGACTGTGTGAAAGAGGTAGTAGAGGTAAAAGATAAGGACCTTAAAGAAAAGTATTACTCACACGCAAGAGAGCTACCCTCTATGATAGTCCATAACGGACTTTTAACTACCTGTGCCTTTATAAGGTCAAAGAAAAACGATGAAGCTTGGAAGAAGATAGAGGAGCATATTAAGAGATATCTAAAGGAGATAGAAATCAAAGAAAAGGAGGCAGAAGGTAAGCAGGTGGATAGTCTTGTGAAATTTTTCTCGGGGCTTGACCTTAAGGGCTATAGACTATACACAAGAAAGGTCTTGTATTTTGCACAGTGGCTAAAAAGAGTAGCGGAAGGAGAACTAAAGTATGAAGAGCAGGCTGAATAG
- a CDS encoding glycine--tRNA ligase subunit alpha codes for MTFQEIIMTLHRFWAEKGCAIWQPYDIETGAGTMNPATFLKVLGRKPWNVAYVEPSRRPKDGRYGENPNRLQHYFQFQVILKPAPDNPQEIYLDSLRALGINPEEHDIRFVEDDWESPTLGAWGLGWEVWLDGMEITQFTYFQQAGGLDLEEISVEITYGLERIAMYLQDVDSVFDIKWNEWLTYGEVFKPAEYQWSVYNFEKSDPKVLFELYEIYEKETKRLLEEGLVLPAYDHLLKCSHTFNLLDARGVISVQERARYIRRMNALAQRVAKLYLETMT; via the coding sequence ATGACCTTCCAAGAGATTATCATGACCTTGCATCGCTTTTGGGCAGAGAAGGGCTGTGCGATTTGGCAACCCTATGATATAGAGACGGGTGCGGGAACTATGAACCCTGCCACCTTTCTCAAGGTGCTTGGCAGAAAGCCATGGAACGTGGCGTATGTGGAGCCTTCAAGGAGACCAAAGGATGGACGCTATGGCGAAAACCCTAACAGACTTCAGCACTACTTTCAGTTTCAAGTTATCCTAAAGCCTGCACCAGACAACCCTCAGGAGATATACTTGGATAGCCTAAGGGCACTTGGTATAAACCCAGAGGAGCACGATATTCGCTTTGTAGAAGATGACTGGGAGTCTCCTACTTTGGGTGCTTGGGGTCTTGGGTGGGAGGTGTGGCTGGACGGTATGGAAATAACTCAGTTTACCTACTTCCAGCAGGCGGGTGGGCTTGACCTTGAGGAGATATCGGTGGAGATAACCTACGGGCTTGAGAGGATTGCCATGTATCTTCAAGATGTGGACAGTGTGTTTGATATAAAGTGGAACGAGTGGCTCACCTACGGAGAGGTCTTTAAGCCTGCGGAATACCAGTGGAGCGTATACAACTTTGAAAAGTCAGACCCAAAGGTGCTTTTTGAACTATATGAAATATACGAAAAGGAGACCAAAAGGCTTCTTGAGGAGGGGCTTGTGCTTCCTGCCTATGACCATCTTCTTAAATGTTCTCATACCTTTAACCTCCTTGACGCAAGGGGTGTTATCTCTGTCCAAGAAAGGGCAAGATATATAAGAAGGATGAACGCCTTAGCCCAAAGGGTGGCAAAGCTATACCTTGAAACCATGACATGA
- the cmr4 gene encoding type III-B CRISPR module RAMP protein Cmr4: MKRKTYLIEVLTPLHVGAGQGLSHVDLPIMREVHTGFPFVPGSAIKGSAREYALREVWKRHLANSGVKLSDLDEEVSKGKKLKEDEAKKIKDDLEYLRSVFGTAGELEEGSAGKVSFGDASILLFPVRSLSHIFLLVTCPYVISRFARTVGMDIPPQKVEDTEALCYSMEITIDGQVVLEEFVFKAKEAGEDFKKFVDLLGIGYKHRVVCVSDTVFSELVQNYTEV, encoded by the coding sequence ATGAAAAGAAAAACCTATCTAATTGAGGTTTTAACTCCTCTCCATGTGGGAGCGGGTCAGGGGCTGTCTCACGTAGACCTGCCTATAATGAGAGAAGTTCACACAGGCTTTCCCTTTGTTCCCGGCAGTGCTATAAAAGGTTCTGCAAGGGAGTATGCACTCAGAGAAGTCTGGAAAAGACACCTTGCCAACTCGGGAGTGAAACTCTCTGACTTGGACGAAGAGGTTAGCAAGGGCAAAAAGCTAAAAGAGGATGAGGCAAAAAAGATAAAGGATGACTTGGAATACCTAAGGTCTGTCTTTGGCACTGCTGGAGAGTTAGAAGAGGGAAGTGCGGGAAAGGTGTCCTTTGGTGATGCAAGCATTTTACTCTTTCCTGTGAGGAGCTTAAGCCACATATTCCTGTTGGTTACTTGTCCCTATGTTATAAGCAGGTTTGCGCGCACTGTGGGTATGGATATCCCTCCGCAAAAGGTTGAGGACACAGAAGCCCTCTGCTACTCTATGGAGATAACCATAGACGGACAGGTAGTGCTTGAGGAGTTTGTCTTTAAGGCAAAGGAGGCTGGAGAAGACTTCAAAAAGTTTGTGGACCTTCTTGGAATAGGCTATAAGCATAGGGTGGTGTGTGTGAGCGATACGGTCTTTTCTGAGCTTGTGCAAAACTATACAGAGGTGTAA